In Prochlorococcus marinus str. MIT 1214, one DNA window encodes the following:
- a CDS encoding bifunctional folylpolyglutamate synthase/dihydrofolate synthase, with translation MSDETFIAQSNFFESKNKEYKDMNLGIDRMSLAINSMGDPCKKMPAIHIAGTNGKGSIAAFINSVLSLANIKTGVTTSPHLVDWVERICINKTPISKEEFQSLSLSLSPIAKKYSLTPFEYVIAIAFKYFTLKEVELLILEVGLGGRLDATTAHKYRPIIAFGAIGLDHCEYLGNSLEKVAIEKAAIITTNSTVVTATQHNIVRKVLVETAKRKRAVIHWVDPLPSDWELGLSGVIQKENAAVAKGVVESLKNIGWNISERQLREGLCLTKWPGRLQTTKWEGMPIVVDGAHNPHAAKQLSIERDAWTDQESGIIWILGIQIRKDIIGILRKLIREKDLAWIVPVPGQQSWSKDQILSFCPKYKDQIKEALSVEEVLSTLKKQYRWPSPPPVISGSLYLIGDLFQRKVLKS, from the coding sequence ATGTCTGATGAAACTTTCATAGCACAATCGAATTTTTTTGAAAGCAAAAACAAAGAATATAAAGATATGAATCTGGGCATAGATCGTATGTCATTGGCTATTAATAGCATGGGAGATCCATGTAAAAAAATGCCTGCTATTCACATAGCAGGAACAAATGGGAAAGGCTCTATTGCAGCTTTTATTAACAGTGTTCTTAGCTTAGCAAATATCAAAACTGGAGTTACCACTTCCCCGCATTTAGTTGATTGGGTCGAGAGGATATGTATCAACAAGACTCCAATATCAAAAGAAGAATTTCAATCATTAAGCCTGTCTCTTTCTCCAATTGCAAAGAAATATAGCTTGACTCCTTTTGAATATGTTATTGCAATAGCATTTAAATATTTTACTCTAAAGGAAGTTGAACTGCTTATCCTTGAAGTAGGTCTTGGAGGTAGACTTGATGCAACAACAGCACATAAATATAGACCTATTATTGCATTTGGAGCTATTGGGCTTGATCATTGTGAATATTTAGGCAATAGTCTAGAAAAAGTAGCTATTGAGAAAGCAGCTATAATAACTACAAACAGTACTGTCGTTACAGCCACTCAACACAATATTGTAAGAAAAGTTTTAGTAGAGACTGCCAAGAGGAAACGAGCAGTCATTCATTGGGTAGACCCACTTCCATCAGACTGGGAACTAGGCCTATCAGGAGTAATACAGAAAGAAAATGCAGCTGTAGCTAAAGGAGTTGTTGAATCCTTAAAAAATATTGGATGGAATATTTCTGAAAGACAACTTCGAGAAGGCTTATGTCTTACTAAATGGCCTGGAAGACTTCAAACAACAAAATGGGAAGGGATGCCTATAGTTGTTGATGGTGCACATAATCCTCATGCGGCAAAGCAATTATCAATTGAAAGAGACGCATGGACTGATCAAGAAAGTGGAATTATTTGGATACTAGGGATTCAAATAAGAAAAGACATAATAGGCATTTTGCGTAAGCTAATTAGAGAAAAAGATTTAGCTTGGATAGTGCCTGTCCCAGGCCAACAAAGCTGGTCAAAAGATCAAATTTTGAGTTTTTGCCCTAAATATAAAGACCAAATCAAAGAAGCACTTAGTGTAGAAGAAGTATTATCAACACTTAAAAAACAATATAGATGGCCATCTCCACCACCTGTCATTTCAGGATCGCTATATTTAATAGGTGACCTTTTTCAAAGGAAAGTATTGAAAAGTTAA
- a CDS encoding FAD-binding oxidoreductase produces MTNKEKIELILSELKSIPDLEIYQKTSDLKRFSKDFFDYSPILINELKDCVADIVIRPLSVDAIIVVAQICNKYSTPLTLRGSGTGNYGQCVPLNGGVVMVMSGLKKIRNFDSKTGEITVESGCLLRDINDELIKHGRQLRLLPSTWRSASIGGFIAGGSGGIGSVRWGFLRDPGHLQSLEIITTEDSPRKLELDANNSEALNHAYGTNGIMTALKLTTAPYIKWQQIVVDCFDWKQAVDLLNKFNCAALELYLGTLLEKEIVNCLPHWSGKPSGKHRILLLVSPDGVSTTERLAKSVGADFYDLGPENLRAGTGLRELSWNHTTLHMRGIDSDWTYLQMLLPQPESEIIRKLKADWGSNLLWHLECVRQNGVQRLASLPLVKWQGEEAMNQLISQCKGLGAVIFNPHTITVEDGGLGVIDSDQVQAKSNFDPKGILNPGKLKGWNLKVN; encoded by the coding sequence ATGACTAATAAAGAGAAAATAGAATTGATTTTAAGTGAATTAAAATCAATTCCTGATCTAGAGATCTATCAAAAAACTAGTGATTTAAAAAGGTTCTCTAAAGATTTCTTTGATTATTCGCCAATATTGATCAATGAATTAAAAGATTGTGTGGCTGACATAGTCATTAGACCACTTTCGGTCGATGCAATTATTGTTGTGGCTCAAATTTGTAATAAGTATTCAACTCCTTTGACCCTTAGAGGCTCTGGAACAGGGAACTATGGGCAGTGTGTTCCTCTTAACGGTGGAGTTGTTATGGTTATGTCTGGTCTTAAGAAAATTAGAAATTTTGATTCAAAAACAGGTGAAATTACAGTTGAATCTGGTTGTTTGCTTAGAGATATTAATGATGAGTTGATTAAGCATGGTCGTCAGTTGCGGTTGCTTCCAAGTACATGGAGAAGCGCCTCGATTGGTGGCTTTATCGCTGGTGGCTCGGGTGGAATAGGATCTGTTCGTTGGGGATTCTTGCGAGATCCTGGTCATTTGCAATCCTTAGAAATAATAACGACTGAGGATTCACCAAGAAAACTTGAATTGGACGCAAATAACTCAGAGGCTTTGAATCATGCTTATGGAACTAATGGGATTATGACTGCATTAAAATTAACAACTGCTCCATATATTAAATGGCAACAAATAGTTGTTGACTGTTTTGATTGGAAACAGGCTGTCGACTTATTAAACAAATTTAATTGCGCTGCACTGGAGCTGTATTTGGGAACCTTATTAGAAAAAGAAATTGTTAATTGTCTTCCCCATTGGTCTGGTAAACCCTCAGGTAAACATAGGATTTTACTGCTGGTCTCGCCTGACGGTGTTAGTACAACTGAGCGCCTTGCAAAATCAGTTGGTGCTGACTTTTACGACTTAGGCCCGGAAAATCTGAGGGCGGGGACAGGTCTTCGAGAGCTTTCTTGGAACCATACAACTTTACATATGCGTGGCATTGATTCTGATTGGACATATTTGCAAATGCTTCTTCCTCAACCTGAATCTGAAATTATTAGAAAATTGAAAGCTGATTGGGGATCGAATCTTTTATGGCATTTGGAATGTGTTCGTCAAAATGGAGTTCAAAGATTAGCCTCACTCCCACTTGTTAAATGGCAAGGTGAAGAAGCTATGAATCAATTAATCAGTCAATGCAAAGGTCTTGGTGCAGTGATTTTTAATCCGCATACAATCACTGTTGAAGATGGAGGCTTAGGTGTAATTGACTCTGATCAAGTGCAAGCGAAGAGTAACTTTGATCCAAAAGGAATTCTCAATCCAGGTAAACTCAAAGGCTGGAATCTAAAAGTTAATTGA